A genomic stretch from Gemmatimonadaceae bacterium includes:
- a CDS encoding response regulator transcription factor: protein MTNIRILVADDHALVREGIRHVLDAEPGFDVVAEAANGREAVELALVHRPDVVVLDITMPEETGLSAAARLRELLPSARVLLLSMHDQTEYVREGIRIGTHGYILKDSAGGELRTAIRTVHAGGTFFSPAVVKRLTTATPAQAPAAAVLLGALTPRERDVLDGVARGLTNKAIAAELGISRRTVEAHRESLMKKLEIHNVAGLTRFALEAGLTGTP from the coding sequence ATGACGAATATCCGGATTCTCGTTGCGGACGACCACGCGCTCGTCCGCGAAGGCATTCGGCACGTGCTGGACGCCGAGCCGGGGTTTGACGTGGTGGCCGAAGCGGCGAATGGACGGGAGGCCGTGGAGCTTGCGCTCGTGCATCGGCCCGATGTGGTCGTGCTGGATATCACGATGCCGGAAGAGACGGGTCTCTCGGCGGCAGCGCGGTTGCGCGAGTTATTGCCGTCCGCGCGCGTGCTGCTCTTGAGCATGCACGATCAGACAGAGTATGTGCGCGAAGGCATCCGGATTGGCACGCACGGATATATTCTCAAGGACAGCGCCGGAGGTGAATTGCGCACGGCCATCCGCACGGTGCACGCCGGCGGGACGTTCTTCAGTCCGGCCGTGGTCAAACGCCTGACCACCGCGACACCGGCGCAAGCGCCGGCGGCGGCGGTGCTGTTGGGCGCGCTGACACCGCGCGAACGCGACGTGCTGGATGGCGTTGCCCGAGGACTCACCAACAAGGCGATCGCCGCCGAACTCGGCATCAGTCGTCGCACCGTGGAAGCGCATCGGGAGAGCCTCATGAAGAAACTGGAAATCCATAATGTCGCCGGACTGACACGCTTTGCGCTGGAAGCCGGCCTGACCGGGACACCGTGA